The following are encoded in a window of Carya illinoinensis cultivar Pawnee chromosome 15, C.illinoinensisPawnee_v1, whole genome shotgun sequence genomic DNA:
- the LOC122296539 gene encoding uncharacterized protein LOC122296539: protein MATDSDDSSFPFPNKRRKTLSSTSKSKIQDNPNHSHFEAQEQLQWTANSNSNSNSPCMICLSDSAKSIRGIIDCCDHHFCFLCIMEWAKIESRCPICKRRFSTIHRPFKDGVFYRERVVKVPVRDQIYTPYGNTTAGPSDPFSQVLCSICHQTTDDNLLLLCDLCDSASHTYCVGLGFTVPEGDWFCHDCTVCRTQLVNREMHADSDNGKVIPTPEEHVTIFNIVREPNSPAVARKATRSSNLNLLSPLVAPDRGNSVVVEVNGPAARTLQNVTDGTTQSGARTLQRCRHVHSHIQALRENWHAFRNGSLSFSSLASKPGCGSGQKSNIRAVLHERLDQQNSSSSTSCQQLTTEASFPGSSGHDRSSHDIDKAWKMLFKAKSIQNTLDKPSCTNQVSKLHSSTGKAAKDAPSISSTFHSLKNKQFGAEDVGRIAMKKHYDCYSLEKDIGNCQSGKVKKQKHSSVTTKETVESSESEGVAATHSLASFKSSFSRNKWSGIQGNVRGKNGSRLLQGYVNGASLNFTDKDNESTCSMSLVGSMPRVADSPYVKTELNTSVPGEVDFPNERVRSGKDLTESNAVKDDEAKSEIRSLVKLNLKLLSRDKKLGVHAFKEIARLATHTILAACGLEHRMSGVHPFPSSVCSHTEHLQQLHKSTLMPNSCRECFCIFVKDVVNSVMLQKVSCIESN, encoded by the exons ATGGCGACTGACTCGGATGACTCGTCCTTCCCCTTCCCAAACAAGCGTCGCAAAACCCTATCCTCGACCTCCAAGTCGAAAATCCAAGACAACCCCAATCACTCTCATTTCGAAGCTCAAGAACAGCTACAATGGACTGCCAATTCCAATTCCAATTCCAATTCCCCTTGCATGATCTGCTTATCCGACAGTGCCAAATCAATCAGAGGCATAATCGATTGCTGCGACCATCACTTCTGCTTTCTTTGCATCATGGAGTGGGCCAAGATCGAATCCCGTTGCCCCATATGCAAGCGGAGGTTTAGCACCATTCATAGGCCGTTCAAGGACGGTGTCTTTTACCGTGAACGCGTCGTCAAGGTCCCAGTCCGTGACCAG ATTTACACTCCTTATGGAAACACAACAGCTGGGCCTTCTGATCCTTTTTCACAAGTTCTATGTAGCATATGCCATCAAACGACAGATGACAATCTTCTATTACTTTGTGATCTTTGTGATTCGGCTTCTCATACATACTGTGTAGGCTTGGGTTTTACCGTTCCTGAAGGTGATTGGTTTTGCCATGACTGTACTGTCTGTAGAACACAACTTGTCAATAGGGAAATGCATGCTGATAGTGACAATGGAAAAGTAATACCAACTCCTGAGGAGCATGTTACCATCTTTAATATAGTAAGAGAACCAAATAGCCCAGCAGTTGCCAGAAAGGCCACAAGATCTTCAAATCTAAACCTGCTGTCACCTCTTGTTGCCCCAGATAGGGGAAACAGCGTTGTAGTGGAAGTAAATGGCCCTGCTGCAAGAACACTTCAGAATGTTACTGATGGAACAACCCAGTCAGGTGCAAGAACATTGCAACGTTGTCGTCACGTGCACAGTCATATCCAGGCACTTCGTGAAAATTGGCATGCCTTCCGTAATGGGTCATTGAGCTTCTCTTCCCTTGCATCTAAACCTGGCTGCGGGAGTGGCCAAAAATCGAACATCAGGGCAGTATTGCATGAAAGATTGGATCAACAAAATTCATCATCTTCCACAAGTTGTCAGCAATTGACGACTGAGGCTAGTTTTCCTGGAAGTTCTGGGCACGACAGAAGCTCGCATGACATTGATAAGGCATGgaaaatgttgtttaaagcAAAGTCCATACAGAATACTCTTGACAAGCCCAGTTGTACTAATCAGGTTTCAAAACTTCATTCCAGCACAGGAAAAGCTGCAAAAGATGCACCCAGTATTAGTTCAACTTTTCATTcattgaaaaataaacaatttggaGCCGAGGATGTTGGAAGAATTGCTATGAAGAAGCATTATGATTGTTATTCTCTTGAAAAAGATATAGGAAATTGTCAATCTGGTAAGGTAAAAAAGCAGAAGCATAGTAGTGTCACTACTAAAGAAACTGTAGAATCTAGTGAGAGTGAGGGTGTCGCAGCAACACATTCCCTAGCATCTTTCAAATCTTCGTTCTCTAGAAATAAATGGTCAGGTATTCAAGGTAATGTCCGTGGTAAAAATGGGTCAAGACTGTTACAGGGATATGTAAATGGAGCCTCATTAAATTTCACCGACAAGGACAATGAATCTACTTGTTCAATGAGTTTGGTTGGATCAATGCCAAGAGTTGCTGATTCACCATATGTTAAAACAGAGCTCAATACATCTGTGCCTGGTGAGGTAGATTTTCCGAATGAGAGAGTTAGATCTGGAAAGGATCTTACTGAAAGCAATGCAGTTAAAGATGATGAAGCCAAAAGTGAGATTCGATCTCTTGTCAAGCTCAACTTGAAGCTCCTAAGCAGAGACAAAAAGTTGG GAGTTCATGCTTTTAAGGAAATTGCAAGGCTTGCCACTCATACTATCTTGGCCGCATGTGGTTTAGAGCACCGTATGTCTGGGGTTCACCCCTTCCCGAGCTCAGTGTGCAGCCACACTGAACATCTTCAGCAGCTCCACAAGTCCACTCTAATGCCTAATTCTTGCCGAGAATGCTTTTGTATCTTTGTAAAGGATGTTGTTAACTCCGTTATGTTGCAGAAAGTCAGTTGTATTGAATCAAACTGA
- the LOC122296782 gene encoding uncharacterized protein LOC122296782 has translation MKKIVESNLYLVCEREEETIVHALWACLAAADIWGGETSLFRKWKRFYPDFQQLWGEMTEKLPQKNIEMAAVLFYHIWVRRNSYTFQNQPENPATIVAMAQADLSTLKEINLSTNNSAAKNRERGPSQLWKPPEWPFFKVNFYAAFDKDKDSMGMGIILRDPEGGLQASLIASKIHVLSDFQAEVSALHRAMELCIELGLNQVILEGDAKLVIDSINSKNEDNLWLG, from the coding sequence ATGAAGAAGATTGTTGAGAGTAATCTCTACCTAGTTtgtgaaagagaagaagaaacaatAGTGCATGCCTTATGGGCCTGTCTTGCAGCAGCAGACATTTGGGGTGGAGAGACAAGCTTGTTTAGGAAATGGAAAAGATTCTATCCTGATTTTCAACAGCTATGGGGAGAGATGACTGAGAAACTACCACAGAAAAATATTGAGATGGCTGCAGTTTTGTTCTACCACATTTGGGTCAGAAGGAATTCTTATACTTTTCAAAATCAGCCTGAGAATCCTGCCACAATTGTTGCTATGGCTCAAGCAGACCTATCTACACTTAAGGAGATCAACTTAAGCACCAATAATAGTGCAGCAAAGAATCGAGAAAGAGGACCAAGTCAGCTCTGGAAACCACCTGAGTGGCCTTTCTTCAAAGTGAATTTTTATGCAGCATTTGACAAAGACAAGGATAGCATGGGGATGGGGATCATATTGAGGGATCCTGAAGGGGGCTTACAAGCAAGTTTGATAGCTTCTAAGATACATGTTCTTTCTGATTTTCAAGCAGAAGTGTCTGCTTTACATAGAGCCATGGAACTTTGCATTGAGTTAGGACTGAATCAAGTCATATTAGAAGGGGATGCCAAATTAGTAATAGATTCAAtcaattccaagaatgaagaCAACTTGTGGCTTGGCTAG